One genomic window of Eggerthella timonensis includes the following:
- the prfA gene encoding peptide chain release factor 1 has translation MQDTDMREKLLKIIEAYEDVQAKMGDPAVLADQKEYNRLAKEYANQGPLAKKAREYVQAADDLAAAREMLADSDMREFAQEEIAEIEGQLPALEEDIKFMLIPADPADDKDIIVEIRAAAGGDEAAIFAGDLYKMYERFAAAQGWKTETMDMSPSEAGGFKEVQFKVKGDHVYSVMKFESGVHRVQRVPKTESQGRIHTSTATVAVLPEADEVEIDINDNDLRIDVYRAGGPGGQCVNTTDSAVRITHLPSGLVVQSQDQKSQLQNKIAAMVVLRARLYEKMLAEQQAAEGAKRLAQIGSGDRSEKIRTYNGPQDRVTDHRIGYNGTYNGVLLGDGLGDVITALQAADRAQKLEQAV, from the coding sequence ATGCAAGATACCGATATGCGCGAGAAGCTGCTCAAGATCATCGAAGCCTACGAGGACGTGCAGGCGAAGATGGGCGATCCGGCCGTTCTCGCCGATCAGAAGGAGTACAACCGCCTGGCCAAGGAGTACGCCAACCAGGGACCGCTCGCCAAGAAGGCGCGCGAGTACGTGCAGGCCGCCGACGACCTGGCCGCCGCACGCGAGATGCTGGCCGACTCCGACATGCGCGAGTTCGCCCAGGAGGAGATCGCCGAGATCGAAGGGCAGCTGCCGGCGCTCGAAGAGGACATCAAGTTCATGCTCATCCCGGCCGACCCGGCCGATGACAAGGACATCATCGTGGAGATCCGCGCGGCCGCAGGCGGCGACGAGGCGGCCATCTTCGCGGGCGACCTGTACAAGATGTACGAGCGGTTCGCGGCGGCGCAGGGCTGGAAGACCGAGACGATGGACATGTCGCCCTCCGAGGCCGGCGGCTTCAAGGAAGTCCAGTTCAAGGTCAAGGGCGACCACGTGTACTCGGTCATGAAGTTCGAGAGCGGCGTCCATCGCGTGCAGCGCGTCCCGAAGACCGAGAGCCAGGGCCGCATCCACACGTCCACGGCGACGGTGGCCGTGCTGCCCGAAGCCGACGAGGTGGAGATCGACATCAACGACAACGACCTGCGCATCGACGTGTACCGCGCCGGCGGCCCGGGCGGCCAGTGCGTGAACACCACCGACTCGGCCGTGCGCATCACGCACCTGCCGAGCGGTCTGGTGGTGCAGTCGCAGGACCAGAAGTCGCAGCTGCAGAACAAGATCGCGGCCATGGTCGTGCTGCGCGCGCGCCTGTACGAGAAGATGCTGGCCGAGCAGCAGGCCGCCGAGGGCGCCAAGCGCCTCGCGCAGATCGGCTCGGGCGACCGCAGCGAGAAGATCCGCACGTACAACGGCCCGCAGGACCGCGTGACCGACCACCGCATCGGCTACAACGGCACGTACAACGGCGTGCTGCTGGGCGACGGCCTGGGCGACGTGATCACCGCGCTGCAGGCGGCCGACCGCGCGCAGAAGCTCGAGCAGGCCGTCTAG
- the trxB gene encoding thioredoxin-disulfide reductase encodes MTEETVRNETSAACKTATTDDVIDVAVIGAGPAGLTAGLYAARAGLNAVLFERIAPGGQLAQTEHMENYPGFPEGANGFELAFAMKQQADRFGVNNVGEEVVSVDFTQNPKVLTTAFNEYRAKSVIIATGARPRKLGLELEEDLQGRGVSYCATCDGNFFRDKEVMVVGGGNTAAGDAIYLSRICKKVYLVHRRDKLRATAIYHKRLEDLPNVEFVWNAVPRKLVADEGKLAGVRLEMLETGEERDVAVDGLFVAVGTEPNTEFLGGALQLDETGYIVADESCTTEVPGVYAAGDVRTKFLHQVVTAVSDGAVCSEEAAEFLAI; translated from the coding sequence ATGACCGAGGAAACCGTGAGAAACGAAACGTCCGCCGCGTGCAAGACGGCAACGACCGACGACGTCATCGACGTCGCCGTCATCGGCGCCGGCCCGGCCGGGCTCACGGCGGGGCTCTACGCCGCGCGCGCCGGTCTGAACGCCGTGCTGTTCGAGCGCATCGCGCCGGGCGGGCAGCTGGCCCAGACCGAGCACATGGAGAACTACCCGGGCTTCCCCGAGGGCGCCAACGGCTTCGAGCTGGCCTTCGCCATGAAGCAGCAGGCCGATCGCTTCGGCGTGAACAACGTGGGCGAAGAGGTGGTGTCGGTGGACTTCACCCAGAACCCGAAGGTGCTGACGACGGCGTTCAACGAGTACCGCGCCAAGAGCGTGATCATCGCCACGGGCGCGCGCCCGCGCAAGCTGGGGCTCGAGCTCGAGGAGGACCTGCAGGGCCGCGGCGTGTCGTACTGCGCCACGTGCGACGGCAACTTCTTCCGCGACAAGGAGGTCATGGTGGTGGGCGGCGGCAACACGGCCGCCGGCGATGCCATCTACCTGTCGCGCATCTGCAAGAAGGTGTACCTCGTGCACCGTCGCGACAAGCTGCGCGCCACCGCCATCTACCACAAGCGCCTCGAGGACCTGCCGAACGTCGAGTTCGTCTGGAACGCCGTGCCCCGCAAACTCGTGGCCGACGAAGGCAAGCTGGCCGGCGTGCGCCTCGAGATGCTCGAGACGGGCGAGGAGCGCGACGTGGCCGTGGACGGCCTGTTCGTGGCCGTGGGCACCGAGCCGAACACCGAGTTTCTGGGCGGCGCGCTGCAGCTCGACGAGACGGGCTACATCGTGGCCGACGAATCGTGCACGACCGAGGTGCCCGGCGTGTACGCGGCCGGCGACGTGCGCACGAAGTTCCTGCACCAGGTAGTGACCGCCGTGTCCGACGGCGCCGTCTGCTCCGAGGAGGCCGCCGAGTTCCTGGCGATCTAG
- the msrA gene encoding peptide-methionine (S)-S-oxide reductase MsrA, which yields MHHTNTAHTDEAPSTEGGAAPTRTLYLAGGCFWGLEAYLKRLPGVRGTVVGYANGSTENPSYHDVCRWNTGHAETVAVTYDPRVLPTDVLLDAFFEAIDPTTLDRQGNDRGTQYRSGIYWTDEADLPAIEASLLRQQARYTSPIVTEVEPLDGFYPAEEYHQNYLDKNPGGYCHINVRDADAFAERMGLVEGRPCVQVDGLCEPSAPHEDAPTRLVEREDIPTPSVSMRADRPHGGSDDADAPASGGADVDALIREAGYAAPSDDELRRSLTADQYRVTRMNATEPPFRNVYDRTFDPGIYVDVTSGEPLFASADKFDAGCGWPAFSRPIARDVVTEHLDRSLGTYRTEVRSRAGDAHLGHVFTDGPAEAGGLRYCINSAALRFVPYSHMDEEGYGYLKPLVEQELSRAR from the coding sequence ATGCATCACACGAACACCGCTCACACCGACGAGGCTCCCTCGACCGAAGGGGGCGCCGCCCCCACGCGCACCCTGTACCTGGCCGGGGGATGCTTCTGGGGGCTCGAAGCCTACCTGAAGCGGCTGCCGGGCGTGCGCGGCACCGTGGTGGGATACGCGAACGGCTCCACCGAGAACCCCAGCTACCACGACGTATGCCGCTGGAACACGGGGCACGCCGAGACCGTGGCCGTGACCTACGACCCGCGCGTCCTTCCCACCGACGTGCTGCTCGACGCGTTCTTCGAGGCCATCGACCCGACGACGCTCGACCGCCAGGGCAATGACCGCGGCACGCAGTACCGGTCGGGCATCTACTGGACCGACGAAGCCGACCTGCCCGCCATCGAGGCGTCGCTGCTGCGCCAGCAGGCGCGCTACACGAGCCCCATCGTCACCGAGGTCGAACCGCTCGACGGCTTCTACCCCGCCGAAGAGTACCACCAGAACTACCTCGACAAGAATCCGGGCGGCTACTGCCACATCAACGTCCGCGACGCCGACGCGTTCGCCGAGCGCATGGGGCTCGTGGAGGGCCGGCCGTGCGTCCAGGTGGACGGGCTGTGCGAGCCGAGCGCCCCGCACGAAGACGCCCCGACGCGCCTCGTGGAGCGCGAGGACATCCCCACGCCTTCGGTGTCGATGCGCGCGGACCGCCCGCACGGCGGAAGCGACGACGCGGATGCCCCGGCCAGCGGCGGCGCCGATGTGGACGCGCTGATCCGGGAAGCCGGCTACGCCGCCCCCTCCGACGACGAGCTGCGCCGCTCCTTGACGGCCGACCAGTATCGCGTGACGCGGATGAACGCCACCGAGCCGCCGTTTCGAAACGTCTACGACCGCACGTTCGATCCCGGCATCTACGTGGACGTGACCAGCGGCGAGCCGCTGTTCGCCTCGGCGGACAAGTTCGACGCGGGATGCGGCTGGCCCGCGTTCTCGCGCCCCATCGCGCGCGACGTGGTCACCGAGCACCTCGACCGCTCCTTGGGCACCTACCGCACGGAAGTCCGCAGCCGCGCAGGCGACGCGCACCTCGGCCACGTGTTCACCGACGGTCCCGCCGAGGCGGGCGGCCTGCGCTACTGTATCAATAGCGCGGCCCTGCGCTTCGTGCCGTACTCCCACATGGACGAGGAGGGCTACGGCTACCTCAAGCCGCTCGTCGAGCAGGAGCTCTCCCGCGCTCGCTGA
- a CDS encoding MATE family efflux transporter yields MITRGMLKEYLKYIIPTMITFTLGGVYSIIDGVFVGHAVGDAGLAGINVAFPLVAFIMAVGTGIGMGGGVISSIARGAGNEPKARRAMGTTLTMLAIAAVPIMALLFAFAEPICRLLGGQGETLAQAVAYTSVIAWGVPFQILVTGCTPLIRNQGKVAYAMTVQVLAGLMNVALDYVFVILLGMGTAGAAEATVISQASSFVLVLGFFLAKRNRIAWSDLRPDRRIALHALRLGLAPFGLTILPEATVVAINVNLSMYGGEQALAAYAVVSYTACVIQMLIQGVGDGSQPLISKHYGAGDADGVRRFRNTNYLITISLGVLGLAAMYLLRNQVPLLFGASAETAGLIAYALPIFSTTYVFYGFTHASTSYFYAVDDAKASSAIVYGEALLVVLVVFGAAYLFGLDGIWLSVTIVQMVLSAAAGALLHYRHRTRRAEGALEPAAGEAC; encoded by the coding sequence ATGATTACCAGAGGCATGCTCAAAGAGTATTTGAAGTACATCATCCCGACGATGATCACGTTCACCTTGGGCGGCGTGTACAGCATCATCGACGGCGTGTTCGTGGGGCACGCGGTGGGCGACGCGGGCTTGGCCGGCATCAACGTGGCCTTCCCGCTCGTGGCGTTCATCATGGCCGTGGGCACGGGCATCGGCATGGGCGGCGGCGTGATCTCGTCCATCGCGCGCGGGGCGGGAAACGAGCCGAAGGCCCGGCGCGCCATGGGCACGACGCTCACGATGCTCGCGATCGCCGCCGTGCCCATCATGGCGCTGCTGTTCGCGTTCGCCGAGCCGATCTGCAGGTTGCTGGGCGGCCAGGGGGAGACGCTCGCGCAAGCCGTGGCGTACACGAGCGTGATCGCCTGGGGCGTGCCGTTCCAGATTCTTGTGACCGGCTGCACGCCGCTCATCCGAAACCAGGGCAAGGTCGCTTACGCGATGACCGTGCAGGTGCTCGCGGGCCTCATGAACGTGGCGCTCGACTACGTGTTCGTCATCCTGCTGGGCATGGGCACGGCGGGCGCGGCCGAGGCCACCGTCATCTCGCAGGCGTCGTCGTTCGTGCTGGTGCTGGGCTTCTTCCTCGCGAAGAGGAACCGCATCGCCTGGTCGGACCTGCGTCCCGACCGCCGCATCGCGCTCCATGCGCTCAGGCTGGGGCTCGCGCCGTTCGGCCTGACCATCCTGCCCGAGGCCACGGTGGTGGCCATCAACGTGAACCTGTCGATGTACGGCGGCGAGCAGGCGCTGGCAGCCTACGCGGTGGTGTCCTACACCGCCTGCGTCATCCAGATGCTCATCCAGGGCGTCGGCGACGGCTCGCAGCCGCTCATCTCCAAGCACTACGGAGCGGGCGACGCCGACGGCGTGCGGCGCTTCCGCAACACGAACTACCTGATCACTATCAGCCTGGGCGTGCTGGGGCTCGCGGCCATGTACCTGCTGCGGAACCAGGTGCCGCTGCTGTTCGGCGCGTCGGCCGAGACGGCCGGGCTCATCGCCTACGCGCTGCCCATCTTCTCCACCACGTACGTGTTCTACGGGTTCACCCATGCGTCCACCTCGTACTTCTACGCGGTGGACGATGCGAAGGCTTCGAGCGCCATCGTGTACGGCGAGGCGCTGCTCGTCGTACTCGTCGTGTTCGGCGCAGCGTATCTGTTCGGGCTCGACGGCATCTGGCTGTCGGTGACCATCGTGCAGATGGTGCTGTCGGCGGCGGCGGGCGCGTTGCTGCACTACCGGCATCGGACGCGCCGCGCGGAGGGCGCGTTGGAGCCCGCGGCGGGCGAGGCCTGCTAG
- a CDS encoding MerR family transcriptional regulator: MGTPRLYDIKDAARYLGIAASTLRYWESAGLVQAGRDAANGYRRYSLHDLIEASEIAFYRELGVPVKELRGYRALSARGLDEALARTEDDVERRIAELEATRDRLARQRALNAAAGELERAGMRPGAPAIRSLSAIDYEATAPWKLLVEEPWRYGVLVFASDPHEVRESVVEAQAGEGAVLWRRTDAHDEAACRECLLKVSPTALGSNAPALFAEAARQGIEPYAVVGSYLLTASDDTGRWDYHRAWVVGK; encoded by the coding sequence ATGGGAACGCCACGCCTCTACGACATCAAGGATGCGGCCCGCTATCTGGGGATCGCCGCCTCGACGCTGCGCTATTGGGAAAGCGCGGGGCTCGTGCAGGCAGGGCGCGACGCGGCCAACGGCTACCGTCGATACTCGCTGCACGACCTCATCGAGGCGAGCGAGATCGCGTTCTACCGCGAGCTGGGCGTGCCGGTGAAGGAGCTGCGGGGCTACCGGGCGCTGTCGGCGCGCGGCTTGGACGAGGCGCTCGCCCGCACCGAGGACGACGTGGAGCGGCGCATCGCCGAGCTCGAGGCCACGCGCGACCGCCTCGCCCGCCAGCGCGCGCTCAATGCGGCCGCCGGCGAGCTCGAGCGCGCCGGCATGCGCCCGGGCGCCCCCGCCATCCGCAGCCTGAGCGCCATCGACTACGAAGCAACCGCGCCCTGGAAGCTGCTCGTCGAGGAGCCGTGGCGCTACGGCGTGCTCGTGTTCGCGAGCGACCCGCACGAAGTGCGCGAATCGGTGGTGGAGGCGCAGGCGGGCGAAGGCGCCGTGCTATGGCGGCGCACCGACGCGCACGACGAGGCCGCGTGCCGGGAATGCCTGCTCAAAGTGTCGCCCACGGCGCTCGGCAGCAACGCCCCCGCGCTGTTCGCCGAAGCGGCGCGCCAAGGCATCGAACCGTACGCGGTGGTGGGCAGCTACCTGCTCACGGCATCGGACGACACGGGGCGCTGGGATTATCACCGAGCCTGGGTGGTGGGAAAATAG
- a CDS encoding ABC transporter substrate-binding protein, translating into MDLYEGDPSADESTSQLTRRAFLALGGCTLALGCASSLLGCSSNAPIIIDDVDEADADVSLTFFGFKYEPLNVEAIEVIMRQYMDEHRRVSIMYEGIKSRPYFEALGKRLASGNGDDVFMVDHDTTLAFSETGYLADLSDLPTLTSFSAFALGQMRADGAPTYAPTSISAFGLYCNMELLEARGIAVPTTFDAFLDACATFADEGILPIVANNDISLKTFAIARGLASAYAEDDAASAIAAFDENAPALAAQLRTGFDAVEELVSRGFVDAELARGTEKTSDDLEQFAAGASPFMLTGAWASARMHDRAPELSYEVHPLPALDDRPALVVNVDTRVSVNARSPHLAEAKEFVAFLTQPAAVERFANSQCSFSPLEGNAAPDDEALEPLARAFADGRTIIGSDDNLHYPIWEDVRTCIMSMLEGASAAEAEEQLLGLLKAAKEGRAA; encoded by the coding sequence TTGGACCTCTACGAAGGAGACCCCTCGGCTGACGAATCGACATCGCAGCTCACTCGAAGAGCATTTCTCGCACTCGGCGGCTGCACGCTTGCGCTCGGATGCGCGTCCAGCCTGCTCGGCTGCTCGTCGAACGCGCCCATCATCATCGACGACGTCGACGAGGCGGACGCCGACGTGAGCCTCACCTTCTTCGGCTTCAAGTACGAACCCCTCAACGTGGAGGCCATCGAGGTCATCATGCGCCAGTACATGGACGAGCATCGCCGCGTCTCCATCATGTACGAGGGCATCAAGAGCCGCCCGTACTTCGAAGCGCTCGGCAAGCGGCTCGCCTCGGGCAACGGCGACGACGTGTTCATGGTCGATCACGACACCACGCTCGCGTTCTCCGAAACCGGCTACCTGGCCGACCTCTCCGACCTCCCCACGCTGACGTCGTTCAGCGCCTTCGCGCTCGGACAGATGCGCGCGGACGGCGCTCCCACCTATGCGCCCACGTCGATCTCGGCGTTCGGCCTGTACTGCAACATGGAGCTGCTCGAGGCGCGCGGCATCGCCGTGCCGACGACGTTCGACGCGTTTTTGGACGCGTGCGCGACGTTCGCCGACGAGGGCATCCTCCCCATCGTGGCGAACAACGACATCTCGCTCAAAACGTTCGCCATCGCCCGCGGCCTTGCAAGCGCGTACGCCGAAGACGACGCGGCCAGCGCCATCGCCGCTTTCGACGAGAATGCTCCCGCGCTCGCCGCCCAGCTGCGCACGGGGTTCGACGCCGTCGAAGAGCTCGTCTCGCGCGGTTTCGTGGACGCCGAGCTGGCCCGCGGAACCGAGAAGACCTCCGACGACCTGGAACAGTTCGCCGCCGGCGCCTCCCCCTTCATGCTGACGGGCGCCTGGGCCTCGGCCCGCATGCACGATCGCGCGCCCGAGCTCTCCTACGAGGTGCACCCGCTGCCCGCGCTCGACGACCGGCCGGCGCTCGTCGTGAACGTCGACACCCGCGTCAGCGTCAACGCGCGCAGCCCGCACCTGGCCGAAGCCAAGGAGTTCGTCGCGTTCCTCACGCAGCCCGCCGCGGTGGAGCGTTTCGCGAACAGCCAATGCTCGTTCAGCCCGCTCGAAGGCAATGCCGCGCCCGACGACGAGGCGCTCGAGCCGCTGGCCCGCGCCTTCGCCGACGGGAGGACCATCATCGGCTCGGATGACAATCTGCACTACCCCATCTGGGAAGACGTGCGGACATGCATCATGTCCATGCTCGAAGGCGCGAGCGCGGCGGAAGCGGAAGAGCAGCTGCTCGGCCTGCTGAAGGCCGCGAAGGAAGGGCGTGCCGCATGA
- a CDS encoding bifunctional diguanylate cyclase/phosphodiesterase gives MKGRARITALTLAVGLLIVAGSGLFSSFVYDSLWKQSVTDALEVTVQGQNALDTFFEKDLDTLDLFADELESQSSDDLARIDEKVALFDHNDEGATYLCVNLDTGRVVRSSTADRETFITDEQIAEIGQHSDRNVISPFLDEATGVNMVGVYEKITFADGTPGLVRKARPLQDVADRYALSFYENAGFAYVVDQEGDIVIRSSHRNSNRTIANIYDLVDHEGNDASAIATFRGALEENRQGVAKFTYLDSEYVFCFTPLASTDGWDLVSVIPNDVLMEQANVVLQATFALCAVIIVGLLVILVVYWRSSSAHRKQIEQLAYFDQLTGLASSAKFELDGSRLLQGARERAQRRGADAEGVAVAYLNIVDFKLVNDLDGYQRGDEVLRELSAILRNACADGIACRSTADHFLLMFPYASRDDAAQRCERIVETARGIVAAGKPLALHVGICCSEDAPDVTSVTELTDRARIAKTEGRRAGTNVCLFSASMRDDMLRRADLERTMEAALANGEFFPLIQPKFNVDGTRVLGGEALVRWNRPGEGIVSPAEFVPLFEQNGFIVRIDEYMFERVCQAQRERLDAGLPVVPVSVNVSRVHLHRSSFVPTYVRIKNAYRIPDELAELELTESMVLEDLDAAVAIIDELRQAGFRCSIDDFGSGQSSLNALKELPADELKLDRAFLFERDHSEKEEVIVRTVIDMAGKLDMKTVMEGVETQEQLAFIKTTSCDMIQGFVFSRPVPLDDFNRLLGEG, from the coding sequence ATGAAGGGCCGCGCGCGGATCACCGCGCTCACCCTCGCCGTCGGGTTGCTCATCGTAGCTGGGTCGGGGCTGTTCTCGTCCTTCGTGTACGACTCGCTGTGGAAGCAGTCGGTCACCGACGCGCTCGAGGTAACCGTGCAGGGCCAGAACGCCCTCGACACGTTCTTCGAGAAGGACCTCGACACGCTCGACCTGTTCGCCGACGAGCTGGAAAGCCAAAGCTCCGACGACCTCGCGCGTATCGACGAGAAGGTGGCGCTGTTCGACCACAACGACGAAGGCGCCACGTATTTGTGCGTGAACCTCGACACCGGCCGGGTCGTGCGCTCGAGCACCGCAGACCGCGAGACGTTCATCACCGACGAGCAGATCGCCGAGATCGGCCAGCATAGCGACCGCAACGTCATCAGCCCGTTCCTCGACGAGGCGACCGGGGTCAACATGGTGGGAGTGTACGAGAAGATCACGTTCGCAGACGGCACCCCCGGGCTCGTGCGCAAGGCGCGCCCGCTGCAGGACGTGGCCGACCGCTACGCGCTGTCGTTCTACGAGAACGCCGGGTTCGCCTACGTGGTCGACCAGGAGGGCGACATCGTCATCCGCTCGTCGCATCGCAACAGCAACCGCACCATCGCGAACATATACGACCTCGTCGACCACGAAGGCAACGATGCATCGGCGATCGCGACGTTCCGCGGGGCGCTCGAGGAAAACCGCCAGGGCGTGGCGAAGTTCACGTACCTCGACAGCGAGTACGTGTTCTGCTTCACCCCGCTCGCAAGCACCGACGGCTGGGACCTCGTGTCCGTCATTCCCAACGACGTGCTCATGGAACAGGCGAACGTCGTGCTGCAGGCCACGTTCGCGCTGTGCGCGGTCATCATCGTGGGGCTGCTCGTCATCCTCGTCGTGTACTGGCGCTCGAGCAGCGCGCACCGCAAGCAGATCGAGCAGCTGGCCTACTTCGACCAGCTGACGGGGCTCGCGAGCAGCGCCAAGTTCGAGCTGGACGGCTCCCGCCTGCTGCAAGGGGCGCGCGAGCGCGCGCAGCGCCGCGGCGCCGACGCAGAAGGGGTGGCCGTGGCCTACCTCAACATCGTGGATTTCAAGCTGGTGAACGACCTCGACGGCTACCAGCGCGGAGACGAGGTGCTGCGCGAGCTGAGCGCCATCCTGCGAAACGCGTGCGCCGACGGCATCGCCTGCCGCTCGACGGCCGACCACTTCCTGCTCATGTTCCCGTACGCGTCGCGCGACGACGCGGCGCAGCGCTGCGAACGCATCGTCGAGACCGCCCGCGGCATCGTCGCGGCGGGCAAGCCCCTCGCCCTGCATGTCGGCATCTGCTGCTCGGAGGACGCTCCCGACGTCACCTCGGTCACCGAGCTCACCGACCGCGCCCGCATCGCCAAGACCGAAGGCCGCCGCGCGGGCACGAACGTCTGCCTGTTCAGCGCGTCCATGCGCGACGACATGCTGCGCCGAGCCGATCTCGAGCGCACGATGGAGGCCGCCCTTGCAAACGGCGAGTTCTTCCCGCTCATCCAGCCGAAGTTCAACGTCGACGGCACGCGCGTGCTGGGCGGCGAGGCGCTCGTGCGGTGGAACCGTCCCGGCGAGGGCATCGTGAGCCCCGCCGAGTTCGTCCCCCTGTTCGAGCAGAACGGGTTCATCGTGCGCATCGACGAGTACATGTTCGAGCGCGTGTGCCAGGCGCAGCGCGAGCGCCTCGACGCGGGGCTTCCCGTCGTGCCCGTGTCGGTGAACGTGTCGCGGGTGCACCTGCACCGCAGCTCGTTCGTGCCCACCTACGTGCGCATCAAGAACGCGTACCGCATCCCCGACGAGCTGGCCGAGCTCGAGCTGACCGAGAGCATGGTGCTCGAGGACCTCGACGCCGCCGTCGCCATCATCGACGAGCTGCGCCAGGCGGGCTTTCGTTGCTCCATCGACGACTTCGGCTCGGGCCAGTCGTCGCTCAACGCGCTGAAGGAGCTGCCCGCCGACGAGCTCAAGCTCGACCGCGCGTTCCTGTTCGAGCGCGACCACTCCGAAAAGGAGGAGGTCATCGTGCGCACGGTCATCGACATGGCGGGAAAGCTCGATATGAAGACGGTCATGGAGGGCGTGGAAACCCAGGAGCAGCTCGCGTTCATCAAGACCACCTCGTGCGACATGATCCAAGGCTTCGTGTTCTCACGGCCCGTCCCGTTGGACGACTTCAACCGCCTGCTCGGCGAAGGATAG
- the trxA gene encoding thioredoxin gives MSEVVSSSEFQSKVLDAQGPVLVDFFATWCGPCKMLAPTLDEVATETAGKAAVYKLDIDQSPDIAQRYGVMSVPTLMVFENGQVKNQAVGVQPKQNILSMIG, from the coding sequence ATGAGCGAGGTCGTTTCTTCTTCTGAATTCCAGTCCAAGGTGCTCGACGCGCAGGGTCCCGTGCTCGTCGACTTCTTCGCCACGTGGTGCGGCCCGTGCAAGATGCTCGCCCCCACGCTCGACGAGGTCGCGACCGAGACGGCCGGCAAGGCCGCCGTGTACAAGCTCGACATCGACCAGAGCCCCGACATCGCGCAGCGCTACGGCGTGATGAGCGTGCCCACGCTCATGGTGTTCGAGAACGGCCAAGTGAAGAACCAGGCTGTCGGCGTGCAGCCGAAGCAGAACATCCTGTCGATGATCGGCTAG
- a CDS encoding patatin-like phospholipase family protein, with the protein MSASTEHASSPSDARPAHTPAWRGHGTTPANLVLEGGAMRGQFTAGVLDFFMDQKLFCERVIGVSAGALCGYNYVAGEDGRTCYLNTKYCDDWRYLSMKSFVRTGNACGREFAFDEVPNRLEPFDYAGFDESPMQLVAVSSDLVTGEADYHPFADSVADLPYLIASSSMPLVSQIVDVDGKLLLDGGTCDSVPIVYSMLTGAEKHIVVLTQAADYVKGPNKLMAILRQRYALYPHYIERLQHRHYDYNRIYRALPRMHDAGQLFLIRPPEPVTVGSMERDADKLFALYEQGYAEAARTWPALQAYLEA; encoded by the coding sequence ATGAGCGCATCGACCGAGCACGCCTCCTCCCCTTCGGACGCACGTCCCGCCCACACGCCCGCATGGCGCGGCCACGGCACGACGCCAGCGAACCTCGTGCTGGAAGGCGGCGCCATGCGCGGCCAGTTCACCGCCGGGGTGCTCGACTTCTTCATGGACCAGAAGCTGTTCTGCGAGCGCGTCATCGGCGTGTCGGCGGGCGCGCTGTGCGGCTACAATTACGTGGCCGGCGAAGACGGGCGCACCTGCTACCTCAACACGAAGTACTGCGACGACTGGCGCTACCTGTCCATGAAGAGCTTCGTGCGCACGGGCAACGCATGCGGGCGCGAGTTCGCCTTCGACGAGGTGCCCAACCGCCTGGAGCCGTTCGACTACGCGGGCTTCGACGAGTCGCCCATGCAGCTGGTGGCCGTGTCGAGCGATCTCGTCACCGGCGAGGCCGACTACCATCCCTTCGCCGACTCCGTCGCCGACCTGCCCTACCTCATCGCCTCGTCGTCCATGCCGCTCGTCAGCCAGATCGTGGACGTGGACGGCAAGCTTTTGCTCGACGGCGGCACCTGCGACAGCGTGCCCATCGTGTACTCGATGCTGACGGGAGCCGAGAAGCACATCGTCGTGCTCACCCAGGCAGCCGACTACGTGAAGGGGCCGAACAAGCTCATGGCCATCCTGCGCCAGCGCTACGCCCTGTACCCCCACTACATCGAGCGCCTGCAGCACCGCCACTACGATTACAACCGCATCTATCGCGCGCTGCCGCGCATGCACGACGCCGGCCAGCTGTTCCTCATCAGGCCGCCCGAGCCGGTCACCGTGGGCAGCATGGAGCGCGACGCCGACAAGCTGTTCGCGCTCTACGAGCAAGGCTACGCCGAAGCGGCGCGCACCTGGCCCGCCCTCCAGGCGTACCTGGAGGCTTAG